In Alicyclobacillus macrosporangiidus CPP55, a single window of DNA contains:
- a CDS encoding Uma2 family endonuclease: MRYTDIEDGCERVAESVPKPERDRSTRYTYADYVTWEGPERWELVDGVPYLMASPSAQHQQIVLQLGAELAMHLRGKDCRAFIAPMDLCFEESVKTPHVVQPDLFVMCGSYRQEQRIVGVPVLVVEVLSPSTAAQDLIRKLNLYQRMKVREYWIVEPDERIVNVYLHDGTALKWTAEYRPGDAVAPSMFPDLRMDVETIFA, encoded by the coding sequence TTGAGATATACTGATATTGAAGATGGCTGCGAAAGGGTGGCGGAGAGCGTGCCGAAGCCCGAGCGGGATCGATCCACTCGTTACACGTACGCGGATTACGTCACATGGGAAGGGCCGGAACGGTGGGAGCTCGTCGACGGGGTGCCCTATCTCATGGCCAGTCCGTCGGCGCAGCACCAGCAGATCGTGCTCCAGCTGGGCGCCGAGCTCGCCATGCACCTGAGGGGGAAGGACTGCCGTGCGTTCATCGCCCCCATGGACCTGTGTTTCGAGGAGAGCGTGAAGACGCCGCACGTGGTGCAGCCGGACCTGTTTGTGATGTGCGGATCGTACAGGCAGGAACAGCGGATTGTGGGGGTGCCGGTGCTGGTCGTGGAGGTGCTCTCTCCGTCGACGGCGGCGCAGGATTTGATCCGGAAGCTGAACCTGTACCAGCGGATGAAGGTTCGGGAGTATTGGATCGTGGAACCGGATGAACGGATCGTGAATGTCTATCTGCACGACGGTACGGCGCTGAAGTGGACGGCGGAGTACCGGCCAGGGGACGCCGTGGCGCCGAGCATGTTCCCGGACCTGAGGATGGACGTGGAGACGATTTTTGCGTAA
- a CDS encoding ABC transporter permease yields the protein MNGLWIMVEREFMARVARKAYWFMTLFGLVVMVALTFMPTIMQWIEHSTQKRIAVADPNRLLAASSAPPQSDTSDFTLEFLPVDVARRIAGSDEALTSYFRDSKASAVVVVRGPQAADASFVIEENDALQPSTLQQVEGWVQQQVMSARVQQLGPAAQAALSRPVPVDVHARNPNHPSFEQRLQSTMLVYAMVILLFMTVIAYGAWVVQGVVEEKSNRIIEMMLIAIKPWQILFGKVIGIALVALVQYTLWMAGVLVAREIRGSAAAIPVEHVSPATLALFPLFFLLGYLMYATMFSIGGSLVHRAEEQQLAVTPVTLLLVVVFYASLLAVFKPDSTWAAIISFIPLCMPIAMFARVALTQVPVWQVILSIAGGLVIIWLLVWAGAVVYRRFALHTSGESGWKLLLRGRNVV from the coding sequence ATGAACGGCTTGTGGATCATGGTGGAACGGGAGTTCATGGCCCGGGTGGCGCGCAAGGCCTACTGGTTCATGACGCTGTTCGGCCTTGTGGTGATGGTCGCCCTGACCTTCATGCCCACCATCATGCAGTGGATCGAGCACTCCACGCAGAAACGCATTGCCGTGGCGGACCCCAACCGGTTGTTGGCCGCCAGCTCCGCACCGCCTCAGAGCGACACGTCGGATTTCACGCTGGAGTTTCTCCCCGTTGATGTGGCCCGGCGGATCGCCGGTTCCGACGAAGCGCTCACAAGCTACTTCCGCGACAGCAAAGCCTCGGCGGTGGTGGTGGTGCGGGGGCCACAGGCGGCCGACGCATCGTTCGTGATCGAAGAGAATGACGCCCTTCAACCCAGCACGCTGCAGCAGGTGGAGGGGTGGGTGCAGCAACAGGTGATGTCCGCCCGCGTCCAACAGCTGGGGCCCGCGGCGCAGGCCGCCCTCTCCCGGCCGGTGCCCGTGGACGTCCACGCGCGGAATCCGAATCATCCCTCATTTGAACAAAGGCTTCAGTCGACGATGCTCGTCTACGCCATGGTGATCCTGTTGTTCATGACGGTGATCGCGTATGGAGCGTGGGTGGTCCAGGGCGTCGTCGAGGAAAAGTCGAACCGCATCATCGAGATGATGCTGATTGCCATCAAACCGTGGCAGATTCTGTTCGGGAAGGTCATCGGGATCGCCCTGGTGGCGCTGGTGCAGTACACTTTGTGGATGGCGGGGGTGCTCGTGGCGCGGGAAATCCGGGGTTCCGCCGCTGCGATCCCGGTCGAACATGTCTCCCCTGCCACGTTGGCCTTGTTCCCGTTGTTTTTCTTGCTCGGCTACCTGATGTACGCAACCATGTTCAGCATTGGGGGATCGTTGGTGCACCGCGCGGAGGAACAGCAGTTGGCGGTGACGCCCGTCACGCTGCTGTTGGTGGTGGTCTTCTACGCCAGCCTGTTGGCGGTATTCAAGCCCGACAGCACCTGGGCCGCCATCATCTCCTTCATCCCGCTGTGCATGCCCATCGCCATGTTCGCGCGGGTGGCCCTGACCCAGGTGCCCGTCTGGCAGGTGATCCTCTCCATCGCAGGCGGCCTCGTGATCATCTGGCTGCTGGTGTGGGCCGGCGCCGTGGTGTACCGGCGCTTCGCCCTGCACACCTCGGGCGAGTCTGGCTGGAAACTGCTGTTGCGCGGCCGGAACGTGGTCTGA
- a CDS encoding 1-phosphofructokinase family hexose kinase — protein MPAREGGRGPAGAAAAGAGALRVLTVTPNPAIDKTYWLERVCLGETLRVRRVAARAGGKGLNVLRVLAALGVSSEATGFVGGHAGAWIRAALDADGLAHDFLQLEEETRSTVTLVEADGRVTELLEPGPPVGGREAEAFLAHLDRLAARAAFVTMSGSLPPGLDPAYYAEMVRVVQASGARACVDTSGAALAAAVPARPFLVKINHHELRQWMQTQGQAAPDDAGEPVPRWVIDGARALVEAGAEVAVVTCGAQGSCLATRAEGWYARPLALAPKHAGGVNPVGSGDAFFAGLLAGWHRFGDWPGALRVATAAGASNAEHPVAGTVDAGDVWRRSAEVYVAGV, from the coding sequence ATGCCGGCGCGTGAAGGTGGCAGGGGGCCGGCGGGGGCGGCCGCGGCGGGAGCCGGGGCCCTGCGGGTGCTGACGGTGACGCCGAATCCCGCGATCGACAAGACCTATTGGCTGGAACGCGTCTGCCTGGGGGAGACGCTGCGCGTGAGGCGCGTGGCCGCCCGGGCGGGGGGCAAGGGACTGAACGTGCTCCGGGTGCTCGCGGCCCTGGGCGTGTCTTCCGAGGCGACGGGCTTTGTCGGCGGTCACGCGGGCGCCTGGATCCGGGCGGCGCTCGATGCGGATGGCCTGGCGCACGACTTTCTCCAGTTGGAGGAAGAGACCCGCTCGACCGTCACCCTGGTGGAGGCGGACGGGCGGGTGACGGAGCTGTTGGAACCGGGGCCGCCGGTGGGGGGGCGGGAGGCCGAGGCGTTCCTCGCGCACCTGGACCGTCTGGCGGCACGCGCCGCTTTTGTGACGATGAGCGGTTCCCTGCCACCGGGGCTCGATCCCGCGTACTACGCCGAAATGGTCCGGGTGGTGCAGGCGTCGGGGGCCCGGGCGTGCGTCGACACCAGCGGTGCGGCTTTGGCGGCTGCGGTGCCTGCCCGGCCGTTCCTGGTGAAGATCAATCACCATGAGCTGCGCCAGTGGATGCAGACACAGGGACAGGCGGCGCCGGACGATGCGGGTGAGCCGGTGCCGCGGTGGGTGATCGATGGGGCCCGTGCGTTGGTGGAGGCGGGCGCAGAGGTGGCGGTGGTCACCTGCGGAGCCCAGGGCAGCTGTCTGGCCACCCGAGCGGAGGGCTGGTACGCCCGGCCGTTGGCGTTGGCGCCGAAGCACGCGGGCGGGGTCAACCCGGTGGGCAGCGGGGACGCCTTTTTCGCAGGCCTCCTTGCAGGGTGGCACCGGTTCGGCGACTGGCCCGGGGCACTCCGCGTGGCGACCGCGGCGGGCGCGAGCAATGCCGAGCATCCGGTGGCGGGAACGGTGGACGCCGGTGACGTGTGGCGGCGCAGCGCGGAGGTGTACGTGGCGGGCGTGTGA